A part of Timaviella obliquedivisa GSE-PSE-MK23-08B genomic DNA contains:
- a CDS encoding Gfo/Idh/MocA family oxidoreductase codes for MGQHHTRILSLLKDVELVGVSDINVERGLDTASKYRVRFFEDYRDMLNHVEAVCIAVPTRLHHPVGMTCLQAGVHVLIEKPIAANIVEAESLVNAAAEYHCILQVGHIERFNPAFQELHKVLRNEELLALEAHRMSPYSDRANDVSVVLDLMIHDIDLMMELAGSPVIKLTASGSRASDSGYLDYVTAILGFANGIVATLTASKVTHRKIRRISAHCKNSLTEANFLNNEILIHRQTTYNCLTDHGQVLYRQDGLIEKVYTSNIEPLHAELEHFVSCVRGGKQPSVGGEQALKALRLASLIEQMALDGKVWHEPDLSSLYPETAIAQTAHS; via the coding sequence ATGGGGCAGCACCATACTCGCATTCTAAGCTTGCTCAAAGATGTAGAATTAGTCGGCGTATCTGATATTAATGTGGAGCGAGGACTAGATACAGCCAGCAAGTACCGAGTTCGTTTTTTTGAAGATTATCGGGACATGCTGAATCATGTTGAAGCAGTTTGTATCGCTGTTCCGACTCGTCTGCATCATCCTGTGGGTATGACCTGTTTGCAAGCAGGCGTTCATGTCCTTATTGAAAAGCCGATCGCTGCCAACATTGTTGAGGCTGAGTCCTTAGTCAATGCTGCTGCTGAGTATCACTGTATCCTGCAAGTCGGTCACATCGAACGCTTTAACCCAGCTTTCCAAGAGCTTCACAAAGTTCTCAGAAATGAGGAGCTACTAGCTTTAGAGGCTCATCGCATGAGTCCTTATTCTGACCGTGCAAACGATGTCTCTGTCGTTTTGGACTTAATGATTCATGACATCGATTTAATGATGGAGCTAGCAGGCTCGCCCGTCATCAAACTGACTGCTAGTGGTAGCCGTGCCTCAGATTCAGGATATCTAGATTACGTCACCGCTATTCTAGGATTTGCCAATGGCATCGTAGCAACCCTGACTGCCAGCAAGGTCACCCATCGCAAGATTCGCCGGATTTCAGCCCACTGCAAAAACTCTTTAACAGAAGCAAATTTTCTCAACAATGAGATTCTGATACATCGCCAGACAACTTACAACTGTCTCACTGATCATGGGCAAGTTCTCTATCGCCAGGATGGTTTGATTGAGAAAGTCTACACTAGCAATATTGAACCGCTTCATGCCGAACTAGAACATTTTGTCAGCTGCGTCCGAGGTGGCAAGCAACCGTCAGTTGGGGGTGAGCAGGCTCTCAAGGCTTTACGGTTGGCAAGCCTTATTGAGCAAATGGCTTTAGATGGTAAAGTTTGGCATGAACCTGATTTGAGTTCGCTGTATCCAGAAACGGCGATCGCTCAAACTGCTCATTCCTAA
- a CDS encoding response regulator transcription factor, protein MPLTILIVDDDLGIRLSVSDSLEMAGYSVVMSENGQSALEMVSQYQPHLIVTDVTMPQMDGYELIRRVRRQPAFRLLPVIFLTARTNTQERIKGYQLGCDAYLPKPFELNELVAVVRNLLERSQMMESEWRLRLRSVEAEEQPLFDKNNAMLALELTQREQEVLAELVEGLSNGQIGDRLHLSPRTIEKHVSSLLRKTQTSNRAELVRFAMDHGLVN, encoded by the coding sequence ATGCCTTTGACTATATTGATTGTCGATGATGACTTGGGGATACGGTTATCGGTTAGCGATTCCCTGGAAATGGCAGGCTATTCGGTAGTGATGTCCGAAAACGGTCAAAGTGCGCTGGAAATGGTGAGTCAGTATCAACCCCATTTGATTGTGACAGATGTCACGATGCCCCAAATGGATGGGTATGAATTAATTCGTCGGGTGCGTCGTCAGCCTGCCTTTCGATTATTGCCAGTCATTTTTTTAACGGCGCGAACGAATACCCAAGAACGGATTAAAGGCTATCAGTTGGGATGTGATGCTTACTTGCCAAAACCCTTTGAACTAAACGAATTAGTGGCGGTCGTGCGGAATTTATTAGAACGATCGCAAATGATGGAATCGGAGTGGCGACTGCGATTGCGATCGGTCGAGGCAGAAGAACAGCCGCTGTTCGATAAAAACAATGCGATGTTGGCGCTTGAACTTACTCAAAGAGAGCAAGAGGTTTTGGCAGAATTGGTTGAGGGCTTATCGAATGGACAAATTGGCGATCGCCTCCACCTTAGCCCCCGCACTATTGAGAAGCATGTTAGTAGCCTCTTGCGCAAAACCCAAACCAGTAACCGAGCAGAACTTGTTCGGTTTGCCATGGATCATGGCTTAGTCAATTAG
- a CDS encoding TVP38/TMEM64 family protein, with translation MRIQSAFPVFSRTLRRILKTLGFVAVALGTATAPAFAGAEFSPQSFLQDALAQMEGLGILGAIAFIVLYIIATVLFLPGSALTLGAGVVFGVVQGSIYVFVGATLGATLAFLVGRYVARGWVSKKIEGNQKFKAIDRAVGQDGFRIVLLTRLSPVFPFNLLNYALGITQVSLRDYFFGSVGMIPGTILYVYIGSLAHDLTLIGSAEQPTDPVVQWATRLISFIATVAVTFYITRVAQKALAESVISEGVPDRS, from the coding sequence ATGAGAATTCAGTCTGCGTTCCCTGTCTTTTCAAGAACCTTGAGAAGAATCTTGAAAACCCTTGGATTTGTAGCTGTGGCGCTTGGGACGGCAACCGCTCCAGCTTTCGCAGGTGCTGAGTTTAGTCCACAAAGTTTCCTACAGGATGCCTTGGCGCAGATGGAAGGGTTAGGAATACTAGGAGCGATCGCTTTCATCGTCCTGTACATTATTGCCACAGTCTTGTTCTTACCCGGCTCTGCTCTCACCTTAGGAGCAGGCGTAGTATTTGGAGTGGTGCAAGGCTCTATCTATGTCTTTGTGGGTGCTACCTTAGGCGCTACTCTTGCCTTCTTAGTGGGTCGCTATGTTGCACGCGGTTGGGTTTCTAAAAAGATTGAAGGCAATCAAAAATTCAAGGCGATCGATCGGGCTGTTGGACAAGACGGCTTCAGAATTGTCTTACTAACTCGCCTATCCCCTGTTTTTCCATTCAACTTGTTGAACTATGCTTTGGGTATCACCCAGGTTTCTCTACGTGACTATTTCTTTGGTTCTGTCGGCATGATTCCTGGCACCATTCTGTATGTTTATATCGGTTCACTTGCTCACGATTTAACCCTGATTGGCTCAGCAGAGCAGCCGACCGATCCTGTGGTGCAATGGGCAACTCGGCTCATTAGCTTTATCGCTACAGTTGCGGTCACCTTCTATATCACAAGAGTTGCTCAAAAAGCACTAGCAGAGAGTGTGATATCTGAGGGAGTGCCAGACCGAAGTTAA
- a CDS encoding mercuric reductase: MAQSAFQGVTVLPMDEYNQTLVSQVHPPDWVNPAPASCYDLVVIGAGTAGLVVAAGAAGLGVGLKVALIERHLMGGDCLNVGCVPSKCLIRSSRVVADMRDSKPFGIEPPDQIAIDFPAVMARMRQIRAGISPNDSASRFQNIGVDVFLGDGRFTSERSIQVGNQTLRFKKAAIATGARATSPSIPGIEEAGYLTNETVFSLTDRPNRLAVIGGGPIGCELAQTFQRLGCEVTLIHKGSHLLDKEDADAAEIVQQNFIREGVRLMLNAQIERVEKTTDGKVITFKSQNQEDAITVDEILVGAGRSPNIEGLNLEGVGVDYDPKKGVLVNDYLQTTNPKIYAAGDICMDWKFTHAADAAARIVIKNMFFSPLGLGRSKLSGLVMPWVTYTDPEIAHVGLYESQARQQGIEISTIQIPFKEVDRAIVDGELEGFIKILHQKSSDKILGATIVARHAGEMISEITTAMIGNVGLGKLSSVIHPYPTQAEGIKKAADAYRRTLLTPQIKAFLKILTRIS, from the coding sequence ATGGCTCAGTCTGCCTTTCAGGGTGTAACCGTCTTACCAATGGATGAATACAATCAAACCCTGGTTTCCCAGGTTCATCCGCCAGATTGGGTGAACCCGGCTCCGGCAAGCTGTTATGACTTAGTTGTTATTGGTGCAGGCACAGCAGGGTTAGTTGTAGCGGCAGGTGCAGCAGGGTTAGGAGTGGGCTTGAAAGTAGCGCTGATTGAACGACATTTGATGGGTGGCGATTGCCTAAATGTGGGTTGTGTGCCTTCTAAGTGCTTGATTCGATCTTCACGAGTGGTGGCTGATATGCGAGATTCTAAGCCTTTTGGGATTGAGCCTCCTGATCAGATTGCGATCGATTTTCCAGCAGTGATGGCTCGAATGCGACAGATACGAGCAGGCATCAGCCCCAATGACTCGGCTTCAAGATTTCAGAACATTGGAGTAGATGTCTTTTTAGGGGACGGGCGGTTTACTAGTGAGCGAAGTATACAAGTCGGTAATCAGACCCTTCGCTTCAAAAAAGCGGCGATCGCCACGGGCGCACGCGCTACCAGTCCTTCCATTCCTGGCATTGAGGAAGCGGGATACTTAACCAACGAAACTGTCTTTTCCTTGACCGATCGCCCTAATCGCCTAGCTGTGATCGGTGGCGGGCCCATTGGCTGCGAGTTAGCACAGACGTTTCAAAGGTTAGGGTGCGAGGTAACTCTGATCCACAAAGGCTCTCATCTACTTGACAAAGAAGATGCTGATGCGGCAGAAATTGTGCAGCAAAATTTTATTCGTGAAGGCGTTCGCTTAATGTTAAATGCTCAGATTGAGCGGGTAGAAAAAACGACAGATGGCAAAGTGATTACATTCAAGTCGCAGAACCAAGAAGACGCTATTACCGTAGACGAAATTTTAGTAGGGGCGGGACGATCGCCCAACATAGAAGGACTTAATCTAGAAGGAGTCGGGGTAGACTATGACCCCAAAAAGGGCGTATTAGTCAATGATTATCTGCAAACTACTAATCCTAAAATCTACGCGGCAGGCGATATTTGCATGGATTGGAAGTTCACCCATGCGGCAGATGCGGCGGCGCGAATTGTGATTAAAAATATGTTCTTCTCGCCCTTGGGTTTAGGTCGCTCAAAGTTGAGTGGTTTAGTGATGCCTTGGGTTACTTATACCGATCCAGAGATTGCCCATGTCGGACTCTATGAGTCTCAGGCACGACAGCAAGGTATTGAGATCAGCACAATACAAATCCCTTTTAAGGAGGTCGATCGGGCGATCGTTGATGGTGAATTAGAAGGTTTCATCAAAATTCTTCACCAAAAAAGCAGCGACAAAATTTTAGGAGCAACCATTGTCGCCAGACACGCCGGAGAGATGATTAGCGAAATTACCACTGCCATGATTGGAAACGTTGGACTTGGCAAGCTTTCAAGCGTCATTCATCCGTATCCAACCCAAGCCGAAGGGATTAAAAAAGCAGCAGATGCCTATCGTCGGACTCTACTAACGCCCCAGATTAAAGCGTTTCTAAAAATCCTGACGAGGATTTCTTAA